A single Borrelia puertoricensis DNA region contains:
- a CDS encoding single-stranded DNA-binding protein produces MSGRLTRNCEVIYTSNSFPILKFTLANNRGVKKNNCVTRQAQFFDCVIFGARAESLAALLKRGVQVVLSGALSYSSWNDKRTGEGKSKYSILVNDICVLNSSIKTQDINENKLEDEFYEDIPF; encoded by the coding sequence ATGTCTGGTCGTTTAACAAGAAACTGTGAGGTTATTTATACTAGTAATAGTTTTCCTATATTAAAATTTACACTAGCTAATAATAGAGGTGTAAAGAAGAATAACTGTGTTACAAGACAGGCTCAATTTTTTGACTGTGTGATTTTTGGAGCTAGAGCTGAGAGTCTTGCTGCTTTACTTAAACGAGGGGTTCAAGTTGTACTTAGTGGAGCCCTATCTTATTCAAGTTGGAATGATAAGCGTACAGGTGAGGGTAAGAGTAAATACAGTATTTTGGTAAATGATATTTGCGTTTTAAACTCATCAATTAAAACACAAGATATTAATGAGAATAAGCTTGAAGATGAGTTTTATGAAGATATTCCTTTTTAA